CGGATCTGGTCGATTTCCCGGACGGGCAGCTTCTTCTTCCGGGCCGCCTCGTCCAGCTTGTTGTCCCATGGTTCCCAGGCCAGCATCGGCAGCATGCCCCGGCTGCTGATCCGGTCGAAGAGCGTCCGGTCGAATCTGTCGGACGCCCACCACGAGCTGAACATCATGACCTGCGGCTGGTGTCCCGCGGCAGCCGTGAACGTGTCCAGCGCCGCGAAGTCCCGCGGGCCCTCCTCGGTCATCACCCCGATGAACGCCTTGCCGGCCGGCGGGAAGACCTCCGCGGTCGGCGGTGCGCCCGGCTCGGCCCTGGCAAGCCGGTCGGACCGGCCGTCCTCCCGGCCCCCGAGCATGGTGGCCGGTGCGGCGGCGACCGCGTAGGTCAGCAGCAGCGCGCCGGTCAGCACCAGCAGGACCCGCGGAACGGTCAGCCTCATCGACCCTCCAGTTTCGTGCGCGGGAGCATCGCCGGCCCCCAGGTGACCTGGTAGCGAGGGGCCGCGACCGCCTGGGCGAAGGCCGTGGCCACGGCCGGGGAACTCACGATGCGCCAGTCGAGTTCCTTGTTCACCTCGAACCAGATCAGCCCGATGATGTCCGGGTAGCGGGGCAGCGTCTGGAAGGCCTGCTTGATCCATTCGGCCTTGCGCCCTTTGTGGTCCGAAGCCCCGGCCTCGGTGATGACCATCGGCTTCTTGCTGAAGGTGCGAATCTCGGTGATGGTCTTCTTGAAGATCTCGTCGAAGGAGAGGTAATCCGCGAAGTCCCACTTGCCGTAGTAGCCCGTGACGCCGAGCCAGTCCACGTAGTCGTCGCCGGGGTAGTACGTGGAGAGCTTGGGGGTCAGGTCGGTGTACCTGACGTTCGCGCTCCACACCCAGGTGACGTTCGTGACCCCGACCGCCCGGAACAGGTCGTGTACGTGGCGCCAGGCTTTCACGAAGTCGCCCGGCTGGTTGCCGTTGACCAGCTCGCACCAGGGGTACCAGTAGCCGTTCATCTCGTGGGCGAAGCGGATGGCCACCGGGTAGCCGAGTGACTTGATCCCTTCCGCCCAGGACCGCACGTAGCTGTCGAACTCTCCGCCAACGATGCGGGACAACCGGTAGGTGGGTTGATCCGACCGGATCCTGTCGATCTCCTGGGCGGTCAGCTTCTGCTGCCGAGCCCTTTCGTCCAGCCGGTAGTCCCAGGGCTCCCAGCCCAGCATCGGCATCATGCCGCGGTCGCGGATCCGATCGAAGAGCGTCCGGTCGAACGTGGCGGACGCCCAACCCTCGCTGAAGAGCATGACCTGCGGCTGGTGCCGGGCGGCCGCCGCGAAGCTGTCCACCGGCGTGAAGTCGTGGGGGCCCTTGTCGGTCATGATGCCGATGAAGGTCTTACCCGCCGGTGGGAAGGGTCCTCGAGGCCCGGGCGACGCGCTCGGTCGGGCGGGCGCCTTCGCTTCGGCCGGCACCGCCCCGCCCCGGCCCTCGGAGGTGGTGGCGGGCGCTACGGCGAAGGCGTAGGTCAGCAGCAGCGCACCGGTCAACGCCATCAGGACCCGCGGCACGGTCAGCCTGATCATCGCAGGACCCCCTCGGTCGCCACCCGTGACTTCGGCGGACGCCGTTCCTCCCGGTCGGCGTGGACGGCGGGCTCCGCCGGGTCGTCGTGCTGCTCACGGCCGGCCCGAATGTTCGAGACGAGCGCGATCAGTGGCGGCCCCAGACCGGTCAGGAGGGTCAGGACCGGCCACAGCCGCAGCAGGGGTGAGCTGTTGCCCAGCACGAAGCTCGCGCCGAGCAGGCCGGCCGAGGCGGCCGCCCAGCAGAAGTGCAGCCGGAACGTGCGCAACGACTCGGTGGTGCGCAGCTTGCCCTTGGCCGTCACCACGAATCCCAGCTTCCGGCGCAGCAGCGCGGTGAACCCGGCGGCCACGTAGATGGGCCCGGCGAACAGAGCCAATGCCATGCCGACCATGCCGATCTCCTCCCGCTCGTGGGGCGCGATGTTGAACCGGCGCAGCCAGAGCCAGAGCATGAACCAGGTGACGAAGGTCGAGCCCCACAGCAGGGACCACACGGTGACGTCGAGCTGCGCGGTGCCCACCCCGGTGAGCAGGTACATGGCCGTGGCGAGGTTGCCCAGCAGCAGGCTGACCGCCACGCTCGGGTAGTAGAACTGCAGCAGGCGGTACTGCCAGCGCCGCCGGGTCGGCAGCTCGCGTGGCGCGCGCAGCTCGGGGCGGACCAGGATCTCGCAGATGCCGGCGGCCCACCGCTTCTGCTGGTTGAAGTAGTCCGCCCACGAGGTCGGCCCCTCGCCGAGGGCGACCACGTCGGGGGTGTAGACGCCCTTCCACTTGTTGCCGGTCCGCGGGTTGGTCGCGGCGTGGATGCGGATGCTGGTCAGATGGTCCTCGATGATCGAATCCTGGTAGCCGCCGATGGTTCGCCACGCCGACGGCCGGTAGAGGTGGCCGGTGCCGGTCAGCAGCGGTGCGTCCAGGCCGTTGCCGCCGCGCGCGATGAGGCCGTTGTAGAGGTACTGCTGGACCGAGGCGCCGTGCGCGACGAAGTTCTGGTGCATGTTGCCGTAGACCTGCGGCGTCACCACGAAGGCGACGTCCGGATCGCGGAAGTAGCCGAGCGTCCGTTCGAGGAAGTGCGGCAGCGGCACGTGGTCGGGGTCCACGTTGGCCACCACGTCGTACTGGTCCTCGTGCTCGGCCCGCCAGGCGTTGTGGTTGCCGGACTTCGTCCGGGCGCGGAACTCGCCGTGGGGCTGGTTGTATTCCGGCCGTCCCTTGCGGCTGAAGTGCCGTACGCCGAGCCGCTCGGCCATCTCCTTCACCGCCGGGTCGTCCCCCTCGTCGAGGATCCAGACGTCGACCTGGCCGCAGTACACGATCTGGCGCAGCCGGCGCAGGGTGCGCTCCGCGACGTCGAGCGGTTCCTTGCTGGGCACGATGGTGGTGAGCAGGGCCACCCGCAGGCCGACCGGCGGGTCGACCGGGACCGGGTCCTTGGCGTGGAAGGCGAACATCCAGACGACCACGTTCTGCGCGAGGCGGATCAGCTCGACGCCGACGACCACGCAGAAGCCGAGCCGGGCCGCGACCGTCTGCCAGCTTCCGAGCCCGGTCCCGCCGGCCCCGGGTACGTGCTGGGGAAGCAGCAGCCAGCCGATGAAGAGCAGCCCGGCCGCGCTGTTGACCAGGACCAGCAGGCTCAGGACCAGCCGCGCCGCGGGTGAGGCGGCGTGGCGGAAATGGACCGCCGCGTCCGGGCGGCGCGGCGCGGTCAGCGGTCCGGCGATCGTGCCGCACTTCGCGTACGCGAGACGGGCTCGAATGTTCAGTTGACGGCGATCCGGGCCGTGACCCGGCGGCGGTTGCGCCGGGGAGCCCGCCGGAGGGCTGTCGCCCGGAGTCTCCGGTTTCGCGGCGCGCGACAGGCGTGTATCGGCGGTGACGGCCACAATTCCCCCATGGGTCTGAGTCTTGGGCGCCACGAACTCGACCGTGGCTGCTCCTAATCGGTCAATGCAGGGCACAGCTGTTGATCAGCGAATTCCTGGCTGCCACGGACGCAGCCGACGGCGTGCTCGCCGGTCAGAGATCGGGGCGCTCGTCCACCAGCAGGGCCAGCGTGAACCCGGTGGGTCGCCAGACCTGCGCCACGTGGTACCTGCTCCGGAGCAGTGCCTCGGCACCACCGAGCACGGGCGGCACCGGGTCGGTCCGCTCGCCGACGCGGATCACCCAGAGGCGCCGCACGCCGCGCAGGCAGTCGTCGGCGCATCCGGCGACCGGTTGTCGACCGTTGTCGCCCGCCGCAGCCGCCGGGAGCACGTCAACCGGCCGGCGGTCGGCCCGGAGGTAGCGAGTCACCACGTTCCGGACGCCCGCACCGTCCGCGGTGTCGCCGGCGCCGTAGACCACGCCGTCGCCGGACTGCACGTGACCACCGATGATCCGCGCGAGCTGGCGGGTGTCCTGCTCATGCCCGTCGGCTGCCCGCGTGGCGAGCTGCACCGGCGCACTGATCAGGGCGATCACCGCCACCACGGCCGTCGACAACCG
This sequence is a window from Micromonospora sp. NBRC 110009. Protein-coding genes within it:
- a CDS encoding glycosyltransferase family 2 protein codes for the protein MAPKTQTHGGIVAVTADTRLSRAAKPETPGDSPPAGSPAQPPPGHGPDRRQLNIRARLAYAKCGTIAGPLTAPRRPDAAVHFRHAASPAARLVLSLLVLVNSAAGLLFIGWLLLPQHVPGAGGTGLGSWQTVAARLGFCVVVGVELIRLAQNVVVWMFAFHAKDPVPVDPPVGLRVALLTTIVPSKEPLDVAERTLRRLRQIVYCGQVDVWILDEGDDPAVKEMAERLGVRHFSRKGRPEYNQPHGEFRARTKSGNHNAWRAEHEDQYDVVANVDPDHVPLPHFLERTLGYFRDPDVAFVVTPQVYGNMHQNFVAHGASVQQYLYNGLIARGGNGLDAPLLTGTGHLYRPSAWRTIGGYQDSIIEDHLTSIRIHAATNPRTGNKWKGVYTPDVVALGEGPTSWADYFNQQKRWAAGICEILVRPELRAPRELPTRRRWQYRLLQFYYPSVAVSLLLGNLATAMYLLTGVGTAQLDVTVWSLLWGSTFVTWFMLWLWLRRFNIAPHEREEIGMVGMALALFAGPIYVAAGFTALLRRKLGFVVTAKGKLRTTESLRTFRLHFCWAAASAGLLGASFVLGNSSPLLRLWPVLTLLTGLGPPLIALVSNIRAGREQHDDPAEPAVHADREERRPPKSRVATEGVLR
- a CDS encoding glycoside hydrolase family 26 protein is translated as MIRLTVPRVLMALTGALLLTYAFAVAPATTSEGRGGAVPAEAKAPARPSASPGPRGPFPPAGKTFIGIMTDKGPHDFTPVDSFAAAARHQPQVMLFSEGWASATFDRTLFDRIRDRGMMPMLGWEPWDYRLDERARQQKLTAQEIDRIRSDQPTYRLSRIVGGEFDSYVRSWAEGIKSLGYPVAIRFAHEMNGYWYPWCELVNGNQPGDFVKAWRHVHDLFRAVGVTNVTWVWSANVRYTDLTPKLSTYYPGDDYVDWLGVTGYYGKWDFADYLSFDEIFKKTITEIRTFSKKPMVITEAGASDHKGRKAEWIKQAFQTLPRYPDIIGLIWFEVNKELDWRIVSSPAVATAFAQAVAAPRYQVTWGPAMLPRTKLEGR